One genomic segment of Panicum virgatum strain AP13 chromosome 2N, P.virgatum_v5, whole genome shotgun sequence includes these proteins:
- the LOC120662443 gene encoding uncharacterized protein LOC120662443, protein MASSSGSSDHDNPFSAAPVSISVATMQLINIKSHVPMTLGVGDSNFTVGRTFFNIVFRKFGIKDHVDGTVDARAMLLDTEWTQIDTCIVSWLYTMLFAELLSAIVQPHDNTYTVWTSIGSQFLDNIVQRTVQLRQALHALCQGDLTVTKYCNQLKDLADKLRDVGAPLTDQDLIINLLSGLNDKFANCIPTISASRPPMTFLQARSFLLQEEI, encoded by the coding sequence ATGGCGTCGAGCTCTGGCTCCTCCGACCACGACAATCCCTTCAGCGCCGCGCCTGTGTCCATCTCGGTGGCGACAATGCAACTGATCAACATCAAGTCCCACGTTCCTATGACTCTTGGTGTTGGCGACTCCAACTTCACCGTCGGGCGCACCTTCTTCAACATTGTGTTCCGCAAGTTCGGCATCAAGGATCATGTCGACGGCACGGTCGATGCACGCGCCATGCTCCTCGACACCGAGTGGACGCAGATCGACACCTGCATCGTCTCCTGGCTCTACACCATGCTCTTCGCCGAACTGCTCTCCGCCATCGTCCAGCCGCACGACAACACCTACACCGTCTGGACATCCATCGGCTCCCAGTTCCTTGACAACATTGTGCAACGCACCGTCCAGCTGCGGCAGGCGCTCCACGCCCTCTGCCAGGGTGACCTCACGGTGACCAAGTACTGCAACCAGCTCAAGGACCTGGCGGACAAGCTGCGCGACGTCGGCGCACCCCTCACCGATCAAGATCTCATCATCAACCTCCTGAGCGGGCTGAATGATAAGTTCGCCAACTGCATCCCTACGATCTCGGCCTCGCGCCCGCCGATGACATTCCTCCAGGCCCGTTCTTTTCTCCTCCAGGAGGAAATCTGA